From a single Pseudophryne corroboree isolate aPseCor3 chromosome 6, aPseCor3.hap2, whole genome shotgun sequence genomic region:
- the LOC134933678 gene encoding E3 ubiquitin/ISG15 ligase TRIM25-like, with the protein MASADLRQELDCSICLSIYTDPVTLRCGHNFCRGCIDRVLDTQEGAGVYTCPDCRAECQERPALIRNIPLCNIVGRFLSTRPDQEETGIFCTYCIHSPVPAAKSCLMCEASLCDKHLRVHSKSAEHVLCDPTTALGNRKCSVHKKILEYYCTEDTACICVYCSAGEHRGHLVEMLDEASEKKKEKLRNVLQKLTIKREETEKRVQSLQERRREDQGKAADVTETVTALFRDIRRQLEDLEKRVLSEISRQEQRVSLSVSYLIQQLEIKKDELSGKMRHIEELCNMSDPVTVLQEPDTGDLCDTEDTERHDNQVRGAGDLDVGLISGTLHTLSGIITGINTGIYVQEPTDLLLDVTTAGNTIQISGDRKTASRSPDQNHPVTPERFQCNQVISTRGFSSGRHYWEVDVSKSVGWRVGMCYPSIDRRGDQSDIGENNKSWCLCRGGYNNQYSVTHDSREIRLPDNIRCDRVRVYLDYEAGQLSFYALCDPIRHLHTYTAALTEPLHAALRVGNRFFDPRGSSITICGGVRSWEKLP; encoded by the coding sequence atggcgtctgctgatctgagacaggagctggactgttccatctgcctgagcatttatacagatcctgtaaccctgagatgtggccacaacttctgccgggGCTGTATTGATCGggtgctggatacacaggagggggctggagtatatacctgtcctgactgcagagcaGAGTGTCAGGAGCGTCCTGCACTGATACGGAACATTCCTCTGTGTAACATAGTGGGGAGGTTCCTGTCTACTCGgccagatcaggaggagactgggatcttctgcacttactgcattcactctcctgtacctgctgctaaatcctgtctgatgtgtgaggcttctctgtgtgataaacacctgagagtacacagcaagtcagcagaacacgtcttatgtgatcccaccactgccctggggaacaggaaatgctccgtccataagaagatcctggagtattactgcactgaggacactgcctgtATCTGTGTGTACTGTTCAGCTGGAGAACATCGGGGACACTTGGTGGAGATGTTGGATGAAGCctctgagaagaagaaggagaagctgaGAAATGTTCTACAGAAACTGACCATAAAGAGAGAGGAGACTGAGAAAAGAGTCCAGAGTCTGCAGGAGCGCAGGAGAGAAGATCAGGGAAAAGCAGCTGATGTAACAGAGACAGTCACTGCCCTGTTcagagacatcaggagacagctggaagacctggagaagagagtcctgagtgagatctccaggcaggaacagcgcgtttcactctcagtctcttatctgatccagcagctggaaataaagaaggacgagctgtccgggaagatgcgtcacattgaggagctgtgtaacatgtctgatccagtgactgtcttacaggaaccagacacaggggacttgtgtgatactgaggacacagagagacatgataaccaggtccgtggtgcaggagatctggatgtgggtctcATCTCAGGGACATTACATACATTATCTGGTATAATAACaggtataaatacagggatctatgtgcaggaacCTACAGACCTATTACTGGATGTGACCACAGCTGGTAATACTATACAGATATCAGGTGACAGGAAAACTGCATCCAGGTCACCAGACCAGAATCACCCAGTAACACCAGAGAGATTTCAGTGTAATCAGGTAATAAGCACCAGGGGAttctcctcagggcgacattactgggaggtggatgtcagTAAGTCAGTGGGGTGGAGGGTGGGGATGTGTTATCCCAGTATAGACAGGAGAGGAGATCAGTCAGACATTGGGGAGAATAACAAGTCCTGGTGTCTGTGTAGGGGGGGGTATAATAATCAGTACTCAGTGACACATGACAGTAGAGAGATCCGGTTACCTGACAATATCCGCTGTGACAGAGTGAGGGTATATCTGGATTATGAGGCAGGACAGCTGTCCTTTTATGCTctgtgtgaccccatcagacacttacacacctacactgctgccctcactgagcccctccatgctgCATTACGTGTTGGGAACAGATTTTTTGATCCTAGAGGTTCTTCTATAACTAtatgtgggggagtcaggagctggGAGAAATTACCATAG